From the Agromyces laixinhei genome, the window CCTCATCGTCGTTTCGGCATCCTCGCCCGAGACGGCCGCGGCCGTGCTTCGCGGAGTGCCCGAAGACGAGCTCGCCCGCATGGCGGCCCAGGCCGCGGCCTTCGGCCAGGCCGAGCTCTCGCGCGTCGCCGACCTCGTCAACCAGACCCTTACCGAGATGACCGGAGCCACCTCGCCCCGACTCCACCTCGAGCTCATGCTCGCGCGTGTGCTCGTGCCGGCGGCCGACCACACCGAGCGCGGCGCACTCGTGCGCGTCGAGCGGCTCGAGCGCCGCGTCGGCGTCGACGACGGAGCGGGGGCGGCACCGGACGCGGTCGAGTCGCGCCCGGCGACGCGCCCTCGGGTTCCGGCGGCCGAGCCGGTGTCAGCGCCGCGGTCGGCGCCCGCTGCACCCGTCGAAGCGGTGCCCGCAGCGGCGCTCGCGCCCGAGGCGGCGGCTGCGTCTGCGCAGGCAGAGCCGGCTGCGCCTGCGGCTGCGTCTGCGCAGGCAGAGCCGGCTGCAGAGGCAGAGCCGGCTGCGCCTGCGAAGCCGCTCGCGCCGGTCACGCTCCAGCAGATGCGCGACGCGTGGCCCGAGGTGCTCGCGTCGCTGCAGCGCACGAAGCGCAGTGCGTGGATGGTGGCGTTCACCGCACAGGTGCGCGACTTCCGAGACGGCGAAGTGCTCGTGCTCACCTTCCCGAGCGAACAGGATGTCGCGGGCTTCCGGGGCGGCGCACCGGGCCAGAGCGTCAGCGACATGTTGCGCGGCGCCATCGTCGACGTGCTGGGTGTGCGGGTGAAGTTCGTCGCGAAGGTCGACGGCTCCGGCGGCACGCCGGTCGGCGCGTCCCCGACGGCTCCTGCGCCGACACCTTCCGAACGGCACGATCGGGGTGCGACATCGGCGCAGCCAGCTGCGGGGGCACCGACCGACTCGGCGTCGGGGTCGCCCGGTCGGGGCGCCGAGACCGCACCGTCCGCGCGCCGGCCGTCGGGGTCCACGGCGGCAACTCCGACTCGGTCGAGCTCTGCGCCGGGTTCGTCGGCACCGGGTTCGTCGGCACCGGGTTCGTCGGCGCCGGGTTCGTCTGCGCTGGGTTCGTCTGCGCTGGGCTCGTCCGCGCCGGGATCGTCCTCCCCGTCCGGCCCGGTGGACTCGTGGGCGACCGTCGCCATCCCGCGTGACCCGGTCGAGGGTGACGGCGCCGCCGACGGCGCCGAGCCTGGGCGATCGGTGACTCGCACCGCAACGGCCGTCGCCGAGCGGCCCGTCGCCGAGCGGCCCGTGGCCGTGCGGTCGGTACCGGGCGCCGACTCATCCGTCACACCGCCTGTCGAGGGCGGTCGCGACGACCTCGGCGATGTGCCCGACGACGCAGATGCGCCGCCCGAAGACGAGGAGCCGCCGTTCGATCCCGGGCCGGCGCCCGAGACGACCGTCGAGGCATCCGTGCGCGCAGCAGAACCTGCCGCCCCCGCCACCGGCCCCGCTCCCGCCACCGCCCCCGCCCCCGCTCCCGCCCCGGCCCCCGCCACCGCTCCCCATCCCGCAACTGCCGCCACTCCCGGTCGTGCACCGAAGGGAACGAGCCGCCCGCTGCCGACCTCGTCGGGCGCCGGCGGCATCCAGCGCTATGGTGAGGCCGTCGTGCGCGAGGTGCTCGGGGCGACCTTCCTCGAAGAGGTCGAAGCACCGCCGCGGCCCGGCTTCGGGGAGCGTGGCTGAGCATGTACGAGGGCATCGTCCAAGAACTGATCGACGAACTCGGGCGTCTGCCCGGCATCGGTCCGAAGTCGGCGCAGCGCATCGCCTTCCACATCGTGCAGACCGAGCACTTCGACGTCAGCCGGCTCGCCGAGATCCTGATGCAGATCCGCGACAAGGTGCGGTTCTGCGAGATCTGCGGCAACGTCTCCGAAGAGGCGACGTGCGGCATCTGCCGCGACCCGCGACGCGATCCGACCCTCATCTGCGTGGTCGAGGAGGCGAAGGACGTCGTCGCGATCGAGCGCACCCGCGAGTTCCGCGGGCTCTATCACGTGCT encodes:
- a CDS encoding DNA polymerase III subunit gamma and tau; translated protein: MVTALYRRYRPETFAEMIGQSQVTEPLMTALRTDRVNHAYLFSGPRGCGKTTSARILARCLNCAEGPTDVPCGVCASCVELARDGGGSLDVVEIDAASHNGVDDARDLRERAVFAPARDRFKIFILDEAHMVTPQGFNALLKLVEEPPDHIKFIFATTEPDKVLGTIRSRTHHYPFRLVPPGPMLEYVQQLCTEEGVEVAPGVLPLAVRAGGGSPRDTLSLLDQLIAGSDGPTIDYERAVALLGYTHGALLDEVVDAIGAGDAAGAFAAADRVVQTGQDPRRFVEDLLERLRDLIVVSASSPETAAAVLRGVPEDELARMAAQAAAFGQAELSRVADLVNQTLTEMTGATSPRLHLELMLARVLVPAADHTERGALVRVERLERRVGVDDGAGAAPDAVESRPATRPRVPAAEPVSAPRSAPAAPVEAVPAAALAPEAAAASAQAEPAAPAAASAQAEPAAEAEPAAPAKPLAPVTLQQMRDAWPEVLASLQRTKRSAWMVAFTAQVRDFRDGEVLVLTFPSEQDVAGFRGGAPGQSVSDMLRGAIVDVLGVRVKFVAKVDGSGGTPVGASPTAPAPTPSERHDRGATSAQPAAGAPTDSASGSPGRGAETAPSARRPSGSTAATPTRSSSAPGSSAPGSSAPGSSAPGSSALGSSALGSSAPGSSSPSGPVDSWATVAIPRDPVEGDGAADGAEPGRSVTRTATAVAERPVAERPVAVRSVPGADSSVTPPVEGGRDDLGDVPDDADAPPEDEEPPFDPGPAPETTVEASVRAAEPAAPATGPAPATAPAPAPAPAPATAPHPATAATPGRAPKGTSRPLPTSSGAGGIQRYGEAVVREVLGATFLEEVEAPPRPGFGERG
- the recR gene encoding recombination mediator RecR → MYEGIVQELIDELGRLPGIGPKSAQRIAFHIVQTEHFDVSRLAEILMQIRDKVRFCEICGNVSEEATCGICRDPRRDPTLICVVEEAKDVVAIERTREFRGLYHVLGGAISPIDGIGPDELRIRQLMQRLADATVTEVIIATDPNLEGEATATYLSRLLSTLEIRITRLASGLPVGGDLEYADEVTLGRAFEGRRVVG